From Emcibacter nanhaiensis, a single genomic window includes:
- a CDS encoding dienelactone hydrolase family protein — MKPKTPQQVFDLYDEYCHGYMDRRSFMNKLTTYAVGGVTMAALLESVMPDYASAQEVAEDDNRIVSQRITYPSPKGAGTMGGLYVRPATVAGKLPGIVVIHENRGLNPYVEDVARRAALGGYQVLAPDALYPLGGYPGNDDDGRSMQRKRDPNKMFEDFVAAVRYLQSREDSTGKVGCVGFCYGGGVSNLLAARLPDLAAAVPFYGRVPPLDEVANIRAPLMIHYAGLDKRINDGWPGYEEALRQHGKNYVMYMYDGVNHGFHNYSTGRYDAKAAALAWDRTMGFFKEHLG, encoded by the coding sequence ATGAAACCGAAAACACCGCAGCAAGTCTTCGACCTTTACGACGAATATTGCCACGGCTACATGGACAGGCGAAGTTTCATGAACAAGCTCACCACCTATGCGGTCGGCGGGGTGACCATGGCGGCGCTGCTGGAAAGCGTCATGCCGGACTATGCCAGCGCCCAGGAAGTGGCCGAGGATGATAACCGGATCGTCTCACAACGTATCACCTATCCTTCGCCCAAAGGGGCCGGCACCATGGGCGGGCTTTATGTGCGCCCGGCAACAGTTGCCGGCAAGCTTCCCGGCATTGTGGTGATCCATGAGAACCGGGGACTCAATCCCTATGTGGAGGATGTCGCCCGCCGGGCGGCGCTTGGCGGTTATCAGGTGCTGGCCCCCGATGCGCTCTATCCCCTCGGCGGCTATCCCGGCAACGATGACGACGGCCGGTCGATGCAGCGCAAACGGGATCCGAACAAGATGTTTGAAGATTTCGTCGCCGCCGTCCGCTACCTGCAAAGCCGCGAGGACAGTACCGGCAAGGTCGGCTGTGTCGGCTTCTGTTACGGCGGCGGGGTGTCGAACCTGCTGGCCGCCCGCCTCCCGGACCTGGCGGCCGCTGTCCCATTCTATGGCCGGGTGCCGCCGCTTGACGAAGTGGCCAATATCAGGGCCCCGCTGATGATCCACTATGCCGGGCTCGACAAGCGCATCAATGACGGCTGGCCCGGCTATGAGGAAGCGCTGAGACAACACGGCAAGAACTATGTCATGTATATGTATGACGGGGTCAATCACGGCTTCCACAATTATTCCACCGGCCGCTATGATGCC